Proteins co-encoded in one Ornithodoros turicata isolate Travis unplaced genomic scaffold, ASM3712646v1 Chromosome270, whole genome shotgun sequence genomic window:
- the LOC135373613 gene encoding uncharacterized protein LOC135373613 — protein MMQLVEQAEAGKTFEPTTVVVDFETAIHNAVRPSWPNANIVGCRFHLGQAWWRKIQKLGLSPSFKRENSEVGLWLKQVYGLPYLPPSEVAAPREEKLRLFIDYLVNEYIKDGSRFPPEMWAEMTDNRQNTTNACESFHSRFNGCFYSPHPDFFRFLSVLLDFQVETSSIG, from the coding sequence ATGATGCAGTTGGTCGAGCAGGCGGAAGCGGGCAAAACTTTTGAACCAACAACAGTTGTTGTCGACTTTGAGACAGCCATTCACAATGCCGTAAGACCCTCCTGGCCAAATGCTAACATTGTAGGATGCCGATTTCACCTAGGCCAGGCATGGTGGCGCAAAATTCAGAAACTGGGTCTGTCACCGTCTTTCAAGCGTGAGAATTCCGAAGTGGGTTTATGGCTTAAACAGGTGTATGGTTTGCCATACCTTCCACCATCAGAAGTTGCAGCTCCGCGGGAAGAAAAGCTCCGGCTATTTATAGACTATCTTGTCAATGAGTACATCAAAGACGGCTCTCGCTTTCCTCCGGAAATGTGGGCTGAGATGACTGACAACAGGCAGAATACCACCAACGCCTGTGAGTCGTTCCACAGTCGATTCAATGGGTGCTTCTACAGTCCACATCCAGATTTCTTTCGATTCTTGAGCGTTCTGTTGGACTTTCAGGTGGAGACAAGTAGTATTGGATAA